Proteins encoded in a region of the Saccharothrix ecbatanensis genome:
- a CDS encoding HIT family protein, with the protein MTDQYEEQDGVGVHDALQRLWTPHRLSYVRGEGKAVGDEPEGCPFCRVIGLDDAEGLILARGELVFAVLNLYPYNPGHLMVLPYRHVPDYTDLTPAETAEFAAFTQTAMRVIRAVASPHGFNIGMNQGVVAGAGIAAHLHQHVVPRWGGDANFMPVIGHTKVLPQLLGDTRRLLSDAWAAH; encoded by the coding sequence GTGACGGACCAGTACGAGGAGCAGGACGGGGTCGGGGTCCACGACGCGTTGCAGCGGCTGTGGACCCCGCACCGCCTCTCGTACGTGCGCGGCGAGGGCAAGGCGGTCGGCGACGAGCCGGAGGGGTGCCCGTTCTGCCGGGTGATCGGGCTGGACGACGCCGAAGGGCTGATCCTGGCGCGCGGCGAGCTGGTGTTCGCGGTGCTCAACCTGTACCCGTACAACCCGGGTCACCTGATGGTGCTGCCGTACCGGCACGTGCCGGACTACACGGACCTGACGCCCGCCGAGACGGCCGAGTTCGCCGCGTTCACGCAGACGGCGATGCGCGTGATCCGTGCCGTGGCGAGCCCGCACGGGTTCAACATCGGCATGAACCAGGGCGTCGTGGCCGGCGCCGGTATCGCCGCCCACCTGCACCAGCACGTCGTCCCGCGCTGGGGCGGCGACGCGAACTTCATGCCCGTGATCGGCCACACCAAGGTCCTGCCGCAGCTGCTCGGCGACACCCGCCGACTGCTCTCGGACGCGTGGGCGGCCCACTGA
- the thrS gene encoding threonine--tRNA ligase, protein MVVPAGTTAGTAVREAGLPGKGPDAVVVVRDPEGHLRDLSWTPQVDVEVEAVAADTADGRSVIRHSTAHVLAQAVQQQFPDAKLGIGPPVKDGFYYDFKVDKPFTPEDLQALEKRMKSIIKGAQRFNRRVVESVDAAKSELAAEPFKLELVDIKSDVDTAEVMEVGGGELTIYDNLDPRSGDRVWGDLCRGPHVPTTKHIPAFKLTRVAAAYWRGNEKNPQLQRIYGTAWESQEALDKHLELLAEAERRDHRKLGVELDLFSFPDEIGSGLAVFHPKGGIIRKAMEDYSRARHAEEDYEFVYSPHITKGNLFETSGHLDWYKDGMYPAMHLDAEYDDDGKLRKPGQDYYLKPMNCPFHDLIFKSRGRSYRELPLRMFEFGSVYRYEKSGVIHGLTRVRGMTQDDAHIFCTPDQVQDELKSLLSFVLGLLRDYGLDDFYLELSTRNDEKYVGSDEVWEKATEALREAAEDSGLELVPDPGGAAFYGPKISVQAKDALGRTWQMSTIQLDFTLPERFELEYTGSDGARQRPVMIHRALFGSIERFFGVLTEHYAGAFPAWLAPVQVVGIPIADEHVDHLLAVAKQLKAKGIRVEVDASDDRMQKKIRNHTTQKVPFMLLAGGKDVEQGAVSFRFRDGTQINGVPVERAVETVVDWVARRENSSPTAELVQ, encoded by the coding sequence GTGGTGGTGCCGGCGGGGACTACCGCGGGGACGGCGGTGCGTGAAGCGGGGCTGCCGGGCAAGGGCCCGGACGCCGTCGTGGTCGTGCGCGACCCCGAGGGCCACCTCCGCGACCTCTCGTGGACGCCGCAGGTCGACGTCGAGGTGGAAGCGGTCGCCGCCGACACCGCCGACGGCCGCAGCGTCATCCGGCACTCCACCGCGCACGTGCTGGCGCAGGCCGTGCAGCAGCAGTTCCCCGACGCGAAGCTGGGCATCGGCCCGCCGGTCAAGGACGGCTTCTACTACGACTTCAAGGTCGACAAGCCGTTCACGCCCGAAGACCTCCAGGCGCTGGAGAAGCGCATGAAGTCGATCATCAAGGGCGCGCAGCGGTTCAACCGCCGGGTGGTCGAGTCGGTCGACGCCGCGAAGTCCGAGCTGGCGGCCGAGCCGTTCAAGCTCGAACTGGTGGACATCAAAAGCGACGTCGACACCGCCGAGGTGATGGAGGTCGGCGGCGGCGAGCTGACGATCTACGACAACCTCGACCCGCGTTCCGGCGACCGCGTCTGGGGCGACCTGTGCCGCGGCCCGCACGTGCCGACGACCAAGCACATCCCGGCGTTCAAGCTGACCCGCGTCGCCGCCGCGTACTGGCGCGGCAACGAGAAGAACCCGCAGTTGCAGCGCATCTACGGCACCGCGTGGGAGTCGCAGGAGGCGCTGGACAAGCACCTGGAGCTGCTGGCCGAGGCCGAGCGCCGCGACCACCGCAAGCTCGGCGTCGAGCTGGACCTGTTCAGCTTCCCGGACGAGATCGGCTCCGGCCTGGCGGTGTTCCACCCCAAGGGCGGCATCATCCGCAAGGCGATGGAGGACTACTCGCGCGCCCGGCACGCCGAGGAGGACTACGAGTTCGTCTACTCGCCGCACATCACCAAGGGCAACCTGTTCGAGACGTCCGGCCACCTCGACTGGTACAAGGACGGCATGTACCCGGCGATGCACCTCGACGCCGAGTACGACGACGACGGCAAGCTGCGCAAGCCCGGCCAGGACTACTACCTGAAGCCGATGAACTGCCCGTTCCACGACCTGATCTTCAAGTCGCGCGGGCGGTCGTACCGCGAGCTGCCGCTGCGGATGTTCGAGTTCGGCTCGGTCTACCGGTACGAGAAGTCCGGCGTGATCCACGGCCTGACCCGCGTGCGCGGCATGACGCAGGACGACGCGCACATCTTCTGCACGCCCGACCAGGTCCAGGACGAGCTGAAGTCGCTGCTGTCCTTCGTCCTCGGGCTGCTGCGCGACTACGGCCTGGACGACTTCTACCTGGAGCTGTCCACCCGCAACGACGAGAAGTACGTCGGCTCCGACGAGGTGTGGGAGAAGGCGACCGAGGCCCTGCGCGAGGCGGCCGAGGACTCCGGCCTCGAACTGGTGCCGGACCCGGGCGGCGCGGCGTTCTACGGGCCGAAGATCTCCGTGCAGGCGAAGGACGCGCTGGGCCGCACCTGGCAGATGTCGACCATCCAGCTCGACTTCACGCTGCCCGAGCGGTTCGAGCTGGAGTACACCGGCTCGGATGGCGCCCGCCAGCGCCCGGTCATGATCCACCGGGCGTTGTTCGGCTCGATCGAGCGGTTCTTCGGCGTGCTGACCGAGCACTACGCGGGCGCTTTTCCGGCGTGGCTGGCGCCCGTCCAGGTGGTCGGCATCCCGATCGCGGACGAGCACGTGGACCACCTGCTGGCGGTGGCGAAGCAGCTCAAGGCGAAGGGCATCCGGGTCGAGGTGGACGCGTCCGACGACCGGATGCAGAAGAAGATCCGCAACCACACCACGCAGAAGGTGCCGTTCATGCTGCTGGCCGGCGGCAAGGACGTGGAGCAGGGCGCGGTGTCGTTCCGGTTCCGCGACGGCACGCAGATCAACGGCGTGCCGGTGGAGCGGGCCGTCGAGACGGTCGTGGACTGGGTGGCACGGCGGGAGAACTCCTCGCCGACGGCGGAACTCGTCCAGTGA